Proteins from a genomic interval of Equus quagga isolate Etosha38 chromosome 11, UCLA_HA_Equagga_1.0, whole genome shotgun sequence:
- the LOC124247849 gene encoding trace amine-associated receptor 2 has product MYSFMVGAIFIAVFGNLAMIISISYFKQLHTPSNFLILSMAVTDLLLGFTIMPYSMIRSVENCWYFGLTFCKIHYSFDLMLSIASIFHLCSVAVDRFYAICYPLRYSSKMTVPVIKRLLLLCWSVPGAFAFGVVFSEAYADGIEGYGILVACSSSCPVMFNKLWGTTLFMAGFFTPGSVMVAIYGKIFALSRKHARAINNLPENQNNQMRRDKKAAKTLGTVMSVFLLCWFPCFFTILLDPFLDFSTPGVLFEALTWFGYFNSACNPLIYGFFYPWFRRALKHILLGKIFGSHFHDTNLLTQKQAE; this is encoded by the coding sequence ATGTATTCATTCATGGTGGGAGCCATATTCATCGCAGTGTTTGGCAATCTTGCCATGATAATTTCTATTTCCTACTTCAAGCAGCTTCACACACCAAGCAACTTCCTCATCCTCTCCATGGCCGTCACTGACTTGCTGCTGGGGTTCACCATCATGCCGTACAGTATGATCAGATCCGTGGAGAACTGCTGGTATTTCGGGCTTACATTTTGCAAGATTCATTATAGTTTTGACCTGATGCTTAGCATCGCGTCCATTTTCCATCTTTGCTCAGTGGCTGTTGATAGATTTTATGCTATCTGTTACCCTTTGCGTTATTCCTCCAAAATGACAGTTCCAGTCATTAAACGGTTGCTGCTTCTCTGCTGGTCAGTCCCCGGAGCCTTCGCGTTCGGGGTGGTCTTCTCGGAGGCCTACGCTGATGGAATAGAAGGCTATGGCATCTTGGTGGCTTGTTCCAGTTCCTGCCCAGTGATGTTCAACAAGCTATGGGGAACCACCTTGTTTATGGCAGGTTTCTTCACGCCTGGGTCTGTGATGGTGGCGATTTATGGCAAAATTTTTGCCCTATCCAGAAAACACGCTCGTGCAATCAATAACTTGCCAGAAAATCAAAACAACCAAATGAGGAGAGACAAAAAGGCAGCCAAAACTTTAGGAACAGTGATGAGTGTTTTCTTATTATGCTGGTTTCCCTGTTTCTTCACAATTTTATTGGATCCCTTTTTGGACTTCTCCACTCCCGGGGTTTTGTTCGAGGCTCTGACGTGGTTTGGTTATTTTAACTCCGCGTGTAATCCCTTAATATATGGTTTCTTCTACCCCTGGTTTCGCAGAGCGCTTAAGCACATTTTGCTAGGTAAAATTTTCGGGTCACATTTCCATGACACTAATTTGCTTACTCAAAAACAAGCTGAATAG